CGCAGCAAAGACTCCCCCTCAGACTCCTGGTGTCCTCCTTCAGCTAAGCCCCGAGTGTCACCTGTCAGTTCTTGTCTTTGTCCTCTATTTGCTTCTCCACCCTTTCCTCTCCAGAGCCACTGGCAAAGCTTCACCATTGTTCCTGGGACTCCTGCTTAGTTCCTGCTCAAGAAGCTGGTGCCTCTTACTTCACTGAGAAAAGGTCAGACTCGGTCTTGAACTCCCTCAGCTTCCCACCCCACGATCTCCAGGGGAACGAAGCAGGATGTTAAAATGCAAGTTGCGGCCGGAGGCAGAATAATCCGATCAATGTCAGATATAAGGTGGGCTGGGAGACAGACTGTCCCTGGACCTTGTATATTTCCACAAGTTCATGACCAAGAATCTGTTGGATGACTCCCAAACCCACAGCATGGACATTAAAAGGTCAACAAGAAGGATTAGAATGGATTACTTTGGAGAGAGTTGTATCCCGGGCGCACTCCCCGCAAGAGGGAGAACACGAAAAGCCTCATCTCCACCCAGAAAAGGGCTTGCAGGAGGCCACTTGGACAGTTTGACGTGCGGCCCCTGGAGTTCGGTAGCTACAGTGGATCTGCATCTGACCTGCACCTGAGGGATGTGATGCAGTGGGCACATCGCGTCATTTCTCATTCGTAGCCAGCGATGAAAAGAGCTCTGCTCgatgccactgtggaaaactccCACACAGCGGGGTCGCCGAAGCCATGGGACAGATAAGCCACCCGGTGGTTTGTCAGAGGATCCAGAACATGTTTCGGctcataaaaaaatacatgtgtgcTGCTTTCTCAGAAAGTTTGTAGACTCAAGTATTTATAACTGCAGACCCATTACCTGACCCTGGCTAGAAATACTGTCCTACCGGTCAGTTCAAATTCCACCTGCCTGCCTCTGATGCCCTAGTTCTTCTGCTCCCTGCCTCCAGACAAAATTACCTTTAGTTCTCAGCTTGTATCAGGCTGTTTCCTTCCCTTGCTCATGCTGTTTCATTAGCCTGGATGCCGCCTGCTCTAGGCAGCCCTTTCTAGATTCTGGGTGTCAGCAGATGTGCTTTCACTGTGGTCTCCGACCTTCCAAGGTCTACCTCTATCATGGCATTTACAATATTGTATCGCAATTGCCTTTTAAAGTGTCCCTATCCATTACTAGACTGAGAAATTTTTAGGGTAAGGACTGTGTATGGTGCAGCTCTGAATGTGTGGGGCctaacacagtgtctggcacagctgatgctcacagaatgattggcgaatgaatgaatgagtaaaggaATGAATGGTACCTGCCGGTCTTCCAGATCAATCTTGTTCCCCAGCACCACCATGGGATAGGACTGCTCCACCGGAATGATTTTGGCCAGAACATCACCCCGCCAGGTATCCAGAGCTTCAAAGGACTCCAGATCAGTGACATCAAAAGCCAGGATGCAGCCATCGGAGCCTTTGTAGAACGTGGACACCATGGAGCGGAAGCGCTCCTGTCCGCCTGTGTCCCAGATCTGGAGGGGAAAAGAAGCCATCCCGTGGGGCTGTGATGAGTGGCTGGAGGTCTGGCCTAACTGGATCACATCATGTCAAAGCTTCCTTTTCTGGGTGGGGCGCAGACAGGCAGACAACCCTGGCACAGGTGCGTGTGGTCTTTTCACACACAGGTATCTGGGCCCTGTCACCCGTGTGCGCTAAGGCATCTTGGCACTCACATTTAGCATCCGAGAGTACTTCTGCAGCTGAGCCCTCGTCTTCCTCTGGGCCGTCAGGCCGGGCACTGTTGTTCCCGTCTGATGGATGTGGGCCTTGGGAGGGATTTGCCAAGGCCACTCTGCAAGCTTTCCAGGGACCTGAGACTAGGAGTAAGACTTCCCAACTGCTGCATTTAGAGCTCATTCTTCTAGATTAGGaatcagcaatttttttttctataaag
This portion of the Phyllostomus discolor isolate MPI-MPIP mPhyDis1 chromosome 14, mPhyDis1.pri.v3, whole genome shotgun sequence genome encodes:
- the RAB7B gene encoding ras-related protein Rab-7b isoform X3; its protein translation is MNPRKKVDLKLIIIGALGVGKTSLLHRYVHKTFYEDYQTTLGASILSKIIMLDDTTLKLQIWDTGGQERFRSMVSTFYKGSDGCILAFDVTDLESFEALDTWRGDVLAKIIPVEQSYPMVVLGNKIDLEDRQPKHVLDPLTNHRVAYLSHGFGDPAVWEFSTVASSRALFIAGYE